From Kaistella polysaccharea:
TTAAAATTGGCAAGTCCTTTTTTTAATGTTTCGAAATCGACACCAAAGTTATTTAGCAAAGCAATCGCGGCTGTTGCATTTTCAACATTGTGAATTCCCGGAATTTCCCAGACAAAATCATCAATTTCTGTTTCCGCTGAATGAAAATTAAAATATATTTGATCACCAATTTCTCTGATGTTATCTGAGTAATAATCGGCTTCTTCGTTCACAGCGTAGGTTTTCGTTTCGCGTCCAATGTCTATTCCTTTTCTCACAAATAGTTGTTGACCTTCTGGAACCAAATCCGCAAAATCCTGAAATCCTTTTTGAATTGTGGCATTGTCACCGTAAATGTCTAAATGGTCGGCATCCGTTGATGTAATCACGGCCCAATCGGGAGAAAGTGTGAGGAAACTTCTGTCGTATTCATCAGCTTCGACTACGGAAATGTCATTTCCATTAAAGTGGAAATTTGATTTAAAGTTTTCTGCAATACCGCCTAAAAAACAAGAGAACGGGAGATTTGCTTCTTTGCATAAATGCGCCACCAATGAAGACGTAGTTGTTTTGCCGTGTGTTCCTGCAATGGCGATACTTTCTGTATTTTCGGTAATCATGCCGAGAACCTTTGCTCGCTTTAAAACATCAAAGTGATGTTCATTAAAATAATTAAGAATTTCCAGTTTTTTAATCGCTGGTGTATAAATCACCAAAGTATTTTCCGGTGTTAAAATTTTAATTTTATCAGTAATGGTATCTTCAAATTCAATATCAATTCCTTCGTCAGCCAAGGCTTTTGTAAGCTTTGTGTGCATTTTGTCATAACCTAAAACCGTTTTTCCCGACGCATTGAAATATCTCGCCAAGGCACTCATGCCAATGCCGCCGATGCCTACGAAGTAAAAGTTTTGATATGTTGTTAAAGCTTTCATCTTATGCTTTGAGGTTTAATGATGATATGATTTCATCGACAATTTCTTCTGTTGCCGACGGTTTTGCGAAGAATTTTAAATTTTCGCTCATTTCAATTCGTAGATTTTCATTTTCGCAGATTTCCATTAAAGTTTTCCAGAATTTTTCAGGCATTTCCGAATCTTTTACCATTTTAGCCGCGTTTTTATCGACCAGAGTCATCGCATTTTTAGTTTGATGATCTTCTGCGGCAAAAGGAAATGGAACCAAAAGCACGGGTTTCTGCGCCATCGCCAGTTCTGAAATTGCAATTGCGCCCGCACGGGACACAATTACATCTGCC
This genomic window contains:
- the murC gene encoding UDP-N-acetylmuramate--L-alanine ligase; translation: MKALTTYQNFYFVGIGGIGMSALARYFNASGKTVLGYDKMHTKLTKALADEGIDIEFEDTITDKIKILTPENTLVIYTPAIKKLEILNYFNEHHFDVLKRAKVLGMITENTESIAIAGTHGKTTTSSLVAHLCKEANLPFSCFLGGIAENFKSNFHFNGNDISVVEADEYDRSFLTLSPDWAVITSTDADHLDIYGDNATIQKGFQDFADLVPEGQQLFVRKGIDIGRETKTYAVNEEADYYSDNIREIGDQIYFNFHSAETEIDDFVWEIPGIHNVENATAAIALLNNFGVDFETLKKGLANFKGIKRRYTKHNFETGKIYIDDYAHHPTELNAVIGSIETFYPNKKLLVVFQPHLFSRTKDFADGFAESLDKADELILLDIYPARELQENFEGITSEWLLEKVRLDQKEVSTLEESFDKIKEKDFDVLLTVGAGNIDTLYDGIVEWLSNK